From a single Rutidosis leptorrhynchoides isolate AG116_Rl617_1_P2 chromosome 5, CSIRO_AGI_Rlap_v1, whole genome shotgun sequence genomic region:
- the LOC139849282 gene encoding uncharacterized protein: MAKWAIELGEHEISFSPLSAVKGQVLADYLAETARDIEVSHESIEIPPPPKQLWEMHIDGACGPEGAWAGIVLKSPEGEEYTFALRFSFPVTNNEAEYEALLSGMRVAKYLEVKELSVNVDSQLVVNQFNGIFEAHDESMQKYLKLVQELAVDFDLFQITQASRTLNKKEDALSKLAALTFSHFKKEIWVEEVKVKSIEEDSVSAAVEEEEQSWMTPIIEFLTKGTLQKDSSEARKIKMKAPMYLLDKGILYRNSFLGPHLRCLHLIQAESIIREVHEGMCALHSGHKTVASKIMRLEYYWPSMYRDTAESHTPQVNGQCEVTNRDIVLGIKARLGLCRRGWIDELPNVLWAHRTTPKGATNETPFSLVYGSEAVIPAEINMPTMRIASFDESSNSEELSKNLNLVEERREMAAIKEAINKQIIVSYYNKRVQPLSFQLDDLVWRKNEASRVEDTEGPYKVIGVSDTGAYRLASLDVRAIKRTWHAQLSVGQKLHRDTL, translated from the exons atggccaaatgggctattgaattgggAGAGCATGAAATAAGCTTCTCACCACTAAGTGCGGTAAAAGGgcaagtcctagcagattatctggctgaaacagcCAGAGATATCGAAGTCTCACATGAATCAATAGAAATACCACCTCCGCCCAAACAGCTGTGGGAAATGCACATAGACGGGGCTTGTGGCCCAGAAGGCGCATGGGCAGGAATAGTCCTAAAAAGTCCAGAAGGAGAGGAATATACCTTCGCACTGCGATTCAGCTTCCCTGTCACAAATAATGAAGCTGAATATGAAGCATTGTTATCTGGGATGCGGGTAGCAAAATATCTAGAGGTTAAAGAACTGTCAGTAAATGTTGATTCGCAGTTAGTTGTAAACCAATTTAACGGAATATTCGAGGCACACGATGAATCAATGCAAAAATACTTAAAGCTTGTGCAAGAGCTAGCAGTTGACTTCGATTTATTCCAGATAACTCAGGCTTCGAGGACACTGAATAAAAAGGAGGATGCGCTAAGTAAGTTAGCCGCATTAACATTCAgtcattttaagaaagaaatttgggtTGAGGAAGTTAAAGTAAAATCTATTGAAGAAGACAGTGTTTCGGCTGCAGTTGAAGAGGAGGAGCAGAGTTGGATGACACCAATAATAGAATTTCTAACCAAAGGTACATTGCAGAAAGATTCAAGTGAAGCAAGAAAGATTAAGATGAAAGCACCAATGTATCTGTTAGACAAGGGAATTCTATATAGAAACTCTTTTCTGGGACCTCATTTGCGGTGCCTTCATCTAATTCAAGCGGAGTCAATCATACGGGAAGTACACGAGGGAATGTGCGCTCTTCATTCGGGACACAAAACAGTTGCATCCAAAATAATGCGGCTCGAATATTACTGGCCATCAATGTACAGAGATACCGCAGAG TCGCACACCCCTCAGGTGAATGGTCAGTGTGAGGTTACGAATAGGGATATCGTTTTAGGAATCAAAGCAAGGCTGGGATTGTGTCGAAGGGGTTGGATAGACGAACTGCCTAACGTTTTGTGGGCACACCGCACAACTCCAAAGGGCGCAACTaatgaaacaccttttagtttggtgtaCGGGTCCGAGGCTGTAATACCCGCTGAAATAAATATGCCAACTATGCGCATAGCttccttcgatgaaagtagcaaTAGCGAAGAATTAAGTAAAAACCTAAACTTAGTTGAAGAACGCAGAGAAATGGCGGCtataaaagaagcaatcaacaaacaAATAATCGTAAGCTACTATAATAAGCGCgtacaaccattatctttccaattGGATGACTTGGTGTGGCGAAAAAATGAAGCAAGCAGGGTAGAGGATACGG aagGACCTTACAAGGTTATTGGCGTAAGCGATACAGGGGCGTATCGTCTAGCAAGTTTGGATGTAAGAGCAATAAAGCGCACCTGGCATGCGCAG CTAAGTGTTGGTCAAAAG CTGCACAGGGACACACTCtga